DNA sequence from the Amycolatopsis sp. Hca4 genome:
TCCGGTCATGAGCGCTGTCGATTCGCTGCTGGCTTCCGCCCGGTCCGGACTGGCCAGGGTGACGCCCGCCCGGGCCCGCGAGCTGCAGGAGGCCGGGGCGCTGCTGGTCGACATCCGGCCGCTGGCGAACCGCGCGGCGGAGGGCGAGATCCCGGGCGCGGTGATCGTCGAGCGGATCCACCTGGAGTGGCGGCTGGCGCCGGACAGCGAATGGCGGCTGCCGGGGGTCGGCCCGGACACGACGGTGGTCGTGGTCTGCAACGAGGGGTATTCGTCCAGTTTGGCGGCCGCCGACCTGCAGCGGCTGGGCCTGCCCGGCGCGACCGACCTCGAGGGCGGGTTCCGGGCCTGGGCGGCCGCCGGCCTGCCTGTGCAGGACGGCGGCAGCCCGGCCGTGCCTTAGCAGCCCCCGTTTTCCACGCTACCGAAGGGGACTGACGGTTTCAGCCCGCGAGCGCCGGGGCGACCTGCTTGGTGAACAGGTCGATGCCGGCGCGGTCGTACGCGGCTTCCGGGAAGTTCAGGATCGCGTAGGACAACCCGCGCTTGCCCAGGGCCGCGAGGTGCTCGGCGACCTGCTCCGGCGTGCCGGCCGTCGGGCCGCTCGCGAAGGTGGCGACCGCGCGCTCGGCGGCCTCGGCCGGGACGTACTTCGCGTAGTGGGCCTTCAGCCAGGCCTGCTTCTCCTGGACCTCGCTCTCGGTCTCGCCGAGGACGACGCTGAGGTTGCCCGAGCGGACGATCGCGTCGAAGTCGGTGCCGACGTCCTTGCAGTGGGCCGCCAGGATCTCGGACTTGCGGGTGAACGCCTCCGGCTCGGGGAAGAAGTTCGTGTACTTCGCGTACTTCGCCGCGATCCGGAGGGTCTTCTTCTCGCCGCCACCGGCGATCCACAGCGGGAT
Encoded proteins:
- a CDS encoding rhodanese-like domain-containing protein gives rise to the protein MSAVDSLLASARSGLARVTPARARELQEAGALLVDIRPLANRAAEGEIPGAVIVERIHLEWRLAPDSEWRLPGVGPDTTVVVVCNEGYSSSLAAADLQRLGLPGATDLEGGFRAWAAAGLPVQDGGSPAVP